A region from the Geobacillus vulcani PSS1 genome encodes:
- a CDS encoding AAA family ATPase — translation MTMNEPLLPSIEQVVRNVEQVIVGKRQVIVLSLTALLAKGHVLLEDVPGVGKTMLVRALAKSFQAELKRIQFTPDLLPSDVIGVSVYNPKERQFEYKPGPIVAHIVLADEINRTSPKTQSALLEAMEEGSVTVDGITRALPQPFFVMATQNPIEYEGTYPLPEAQLDRFLLKLQMGYPSPDEEIEMLNRLEKMKPLEEIGPVMTLDELRALQQKVADVHVSDTVKRYIVELVRQSRAHEAVYLGVSPRGSVALMKAAQAYALIHGRDFVIPDDVQQLAPYVLAHRLLVRPEAKWDKLDGKTILSELMARTPVPVQGRR, via the coding sequence ATGACGATGAACGAACCGTTGCTTCCCTCCATCGAACAAGTTGTTCGCAATGTGGAACAAGTCATTGTTGGAAAACGGCAGGTGATTGTGCTCAGTTTAACAGCGCTGTTGGCCAAGGGGCACGTATTGCTTGAAGACGTGCCCGGCGTCGGCAAAACGATGCTCGTGCGCGCGTTGGCGAAATCATTTCAAGCTGAGTTGAAACGGATTCAATTTACGCCGGATTTGTTGCCGAGCGATGTGATTGGTGTTTCTGTCTATAACCCAAAAGAGCGGCAGTTTGAGTACAAACCCGGGCCGATCGTCGCCCATATCGTGCTCGCTGATGAGATCAACCGGACGTCGCCGAAAACGCAGTCAGCGCTTCTTGAGGCCATGGAAGAAGGAAGCGTGACGGTCGACGGCATCACGCGGGCGCTTCCACAGCCGTTTTTTGTCATGGCGACGCAAAACCCGATTGAATACGAAGGAACGTACCCGCTTCCGGAAGCGCAGTTGGACCGGTTCTTGCTGAAGCTGCAAATGGGCTATCCGTCTCCTGATGAGGAAATCGAGATGTTAAATCGGCTGGAAAAAATGAAGCCGTTGGAAGAAATCGGACCGGTGATGACGCTCGACGAATTGCGGGCTTTGCAGCAGAAGGTAGCCGATGTGCATGTCAGCGATACGGTGAAGCGATACATCGTCGAGCTGGTCCGGCAAAGCCGGGCGCATGAAGCCGTGTATTTAGGCGTCAGTCCGCGCGGTTCGGTCGCCTTGATGAAAGCGGCGCAGGCATACGCGCTCATTCATGGCCGCGATTTTGTCATCCCTGATGACGTGCAGCAACTCGCTCCTTATGTACTCGCCCATCGTCTGCTCGTTCGTCCGGAAGCGAAATGGGACAAGCTTGATGGCAAAACGATCCTTTCCGAGCTGATGGCCCGCACGCCGGTGCCGGTGCAAGGACGGCGGTGA
- a CDS encoding NCS2 family permease, translating to MRKYFQFDELGTNYRTEIIAGLTTFLSMAYILFVNPFTLSLGAVKDFPDELRIDQGAVFVATALAAAYGSILMGVLARYPIALAPGMGLNAFFAFTVVLHMGIPWQTALAGVFVSGVIFTILTLTGIREKIIDAIPVELKYAVGAGIGLFITFIGLQNAGIIVDNKATLVGLSSLKDGNTLLAIFGLFITIVLMVRKVNGGVFYGMVITAIVGMIFGLIKVPHQIVGAIPDISPTFGVAIKHLPDIFSWKMLGVVLTFFIVDFFDATGTLLAVANQAGLLKNNKLPRAGKALLVDATAVMVGAVFGTSTTTSYIESSAGVAAGGRSGFSAVVTGILFLLALFFSPLLSVITAPVTAPALIIVGVLMASSIGEIDWKKFEVAVPAFFTLITMPLSYSIATGIAVGFIFYPITMILKGRGKEVHPLLYVLFVIFICYFIFLRE from the coding sequence TTGAGAAAATACTTTCAATTCGATGAGCTCGGCACGAACTATCGGACAGAGATCATCGCCGGGCTGACGACATTTTTGTCGATGGCGTACATTTTGTTCGTCAACCCGTTTACGTTGTCGCTTGGCGCGGTGAAAGATTTTCCGGATGAACTGCGGATTGACCAAGGGGCGGTATTTGTCGCCACCGCTTTGGCCGCGGCGTACGGATCGATTTTGATGGGGGTGTTGGCTCGCTATCCCATCGCTTTGGCGCCGGGGATGGGATTGAATGCCTTTTTCGCCTTCACCGTTGTCCTGCATATGGGGATCCCTTGGCAAACGGCGCTTGCGGGGGTTTTCGTTTCGGGAGTCATTTTTACGATTTTAACGCTGACGGGCATCCGGGAGAAAATTATTGATGCCATTCCGGTTGAGTTGAAATATGCCGTCGGTGCCGGAATCGGGCTGTTCATCACGTTCATCGGCCTGCAAAACGCTGGAATTATTGTCGATAACAAAGCGACGCTCGTCGGATTAAGTTCGTTGAAAGATGGCAATACACTGTTGGCCATTTTTGGATTGTTCATCACCATTGTTTTGATGGTAAGAAAAGTAAATGGCGGCGTCTTTTACGGCATGGTCATTACCGCGATTGTCGGCATGATTTTCGGTTTGATTAAAGTGCCGCATCAAATTGTCGGCGCTATTCCGGACATTTCACCAACCTTCGGTGTAGCGATCAAACATTTGCCGGACATTTTCTCGTGGAAAATGCTCGGTGTTGTCTTAACGTTCTTTATTGTCGACTTTTTCGATGCGACTGGCACGCTCTTGGCGGTCGCCAACCAAGCCGGGTTGTTGAAAAACAATAAACTGCCGCGCGCCGGCAAAGCGCTGCTCGTTGACGCGACAGCCGTCATGGTCGGAGCGGTGTTTGGCACATCGACGACGACGTCGTACATCGAATCGTCGGCCGGCGTCGCTGCCGGAGGGCGCTCCGGGTTTTCGGCGGTCGTGACAGGGATTTTGTTCCTGCTTGCTTTGTTCTTCTCGCCGCTGTTAAGCGTCATTACCGCGCCGGTTACGGCGCCAGCGCTCATCATCGTCGGTGTATTAATGGCCTCGTCGATCGGCGAAATCGATTGGAAGAAGTTTGAGGTGGCTGTGCCGGCGTTCTTCACGCTCATCACGATGCCGCTTTCCTACAGCATCGCCACCGGCATCGCCGTTGGCTTCATTTTCTATCCGATCACGATGATTTTGAAAGGCCGCGGCAAAGAAGTGCATCCATTATTGTATGTGCTGTTTGTCATTTTTATCTGTTATTTCATCTTCTTGCGCGAATAG
- the fumC gene encoding class II fumarate hydratase: MNERIERDSLGEVRVPADKYWGAQTERSRQNFRIGKETMPLELIYAYAELKKAAAIVNEQAGKLSEAKRQAIVTACDEILAGRWDAHFPLVVWQTGSGTQTNMNVNEVVARRANELLRDGEGRIHPNDDVNMSQSSNDTFPTVMHMAVYVKIHKHLLPALDGLIGTFAAKERQYAKTIKIGRTHLQDATPLTFGQEISGWRTMLEKSKMMISEAADKLLDLAIGGTAVGTGINAPPAFGEQVAKQLHAQTGYPFRSAANKFHALTSHDEIVYVHGALKALAADLMKIANDIRWLASGPRSGLGEITIPANEPGSSIMPGKVNPTQSEAMTMVAVQVFGNDAAIGFAASQGNFQLNVFKPVIAYNAIQSVQLLGDAIRSFDERCAQGLEANETKMKEYVDRSLMLVTALSPHIGYDKAAEIAKLAHREGLTLKEAALKTGYVTAEQYEEWVRPEKMI; encoded by the coding sequence ATGAACGAACGAATCGAACGCGACTCGCTCGGCGAAGTGCGAGTGCCGGCCGATAAATACTGGGGAGCGCAGACGGAACGGAGCCGGCAAAACTTCCGGATCGGCAAGGAAACAATGCCGCTGGAACTCATTTATGCCTATGCCGAGCTGAAAAAAGCCGCGGCCATCGTCAACGAGCAAGCCGGGAAGCTGAGTGAAGCGAAAAGACAGGCGATTGTGACCGCGTGCGATGAAATTTTGGCCGGCCGGTGGGATGCGCATTTTCCGCTTGTCGTTTGGCAGACGGGAAGCGGGACGCAGACGAATATGAACGTCAATGAAGTGGTGGCGAGACGGGCCAACGAGCTGCTCCGTGACGGCGAGGGACGCATTCACCCGAACGATGATGTGAATATGTCACAAAGCTCCAATGATACGTTTCCAACGGTCATGCATATGGCGGTGTATGTGAAAATTCACAAGCATTTGCTGCCGGCGCTGGATGGATTGATCGGCACGTTCGCAGCGAAGGAGCGGCAATATGCGAAGACGATCAAAATCGGACGCACCCACTTGCAAGATGCGACGCCGCTCACATTCGGACAAGAGATTTCCGGGTGGCGGACGATGCTGGAGAAAAGCAAAATGATGATCAGCGAAGCGGCCGACAAGCTGCTCGATTTGGCGATCGGCGGCACGGCGGTCGGCACGGGGATCAATGCGCCGCCAGCGTTTGGCGAACAAGTCGCCAAACAGCTGCACGCCCAAACCGGCTACCCGTTCCGCTCTGCTGCCAACAAATTTCACGCGCTGACCAGCCATGACGAGATCGTTTACGTTCACGGGGCGTTGAAGGCGCTCGCCGCCGATCTGATGAAAATCGCTAACGATATTCGTTGGCTGGCGAGCGGACCGCGCTCTGGGCTCGGGGAGATCACGATTCCAGCCAATGAACCTGGGAGCTCCATCATGCCGGGCAAAGTGAATCCGACGCAAAGCGAAGCGATGACGATGGTGGCCGTGCAAGTGTTTGGCAATGATGCGGCAATTGGTTTTGCGGCAAGCCAAGGCAATTTTCAATTAAACGTGTTCAAACCGGTCATCGCCTATAACGCCATTCAGTCCGTGCAGCTGCTTGGCGATGCTATTCGCTCATTTGATGAGCGATGCGCCCAAGGGTTGGAGGCGAACGAAACGAAAATGAAAGAGTACGTGGACCGCTCGCTGATGCTCGTGACAGCGTTAAGCCCGCATATCGGCTATGACAAAGCCGCAGAAATCGCCAAGCTTGCGCACCGCGAAGGATTGACGCTGAAAGAAGCGGCCTTGAAAACCGGGTATGTGACAGCCGAGCAGTACGAAGAATGGGTAAGGCCGGAGAAGATGATTTAG
- a CDS encoding DUF4129 domain-containing transglutaminase family protein, with translation MKKGAARFFSSFLPNLFAAWLLTEWLWPLDDVTDTGHIGLFVSFVFLCFAGYWVRLPAWLAVLGKGVYIGWALSRLSSSHSIAALPSALWRDCLNWLWGDRSSMPSDAVRTFVFFLLLWLASAAFHWLIGKRHQWLIPYALTVAYIAVLDTFFPYNGDQAIVRLVGLGFFAFVWLHGERMRANGALFSIGRWRTAALFVPALALAAGYAGPKLPPQWPDPVAFIRSVHAVPEPGDDEPASSAVAKVGYGQNDSRLGGPFLADDTIVFTAKDRGLHYWRVETKDVYTGKGWEEFQSEQVYSFANGETIKHEWWSPRVETVEQTAEIRLHQGGFHLVYPLGLRQVRAANPVVYRMKLATEKIETTDDQANAVPIKQYVVTYGEPDFPIAALRAAPPVQDRSLLKRYTQLPKTLPQRVRDLAKQITAGEKTAYDQVKAIEQYFQQSGYVYETKDVAVPGENQDYVDQFLFETKQGYCDNFSTSMAVLVRTLGIPARWVKGYVSGRLVGEQNGDSLYEVRNNDAHSWVEVYFEGVGWVPFEPTRGFANPYAFSLDPSEEDDSAAPEQQPEEQDRTNLPQPPSEMPSAAKQDGHWWERLVDFWSWKTVLAAAAALVAAACVIYATRRKWWPRLTLLRFRRRKADGGDWLISAYAALLRHLHDYGLKRWPQETLRQYANEVDRLFETDEMNRLTRLYECVVYGTGLPDTDVREAVQLWENLIKRTIS, from the coding sequence ATGAAGAAGGGGGCAGCTCGGTTTTTCTCTTCTTTTTTGCCCAACTTGTTTGCGGCTTGGCTGCTCACCGAATGGCTTTGGCCGTTGGACGATGTGACGGATACGGGGCATATCGGTTTGTTTGTCTCGTTTGTCTTCCTTTGCTTTGCCGGCTATTGGGTTCGCCTCCCGGCGTGGCTTGCTGTTCTTGGGAAGGGTGTTTATATCGGATGGGCGCTCTCCCGTTTATCTTCGTCTCACTCCATCGCCGCTTTGCCTTCGGCGCTTTGGCGGGATTGCCTCAACTGGCTGTGGGGCGATCGGTCTTCCATGCCGAGCGATGCCGTGCGCACGTTTGTCTTTTTTCTTCTGCTATGGCTCGCTTCGGCCGCTTTTCATTGGCTCATCGGGAAACGGCATCAGTGGTTGATTCCGTATGCGTTGACCGTTGCGTATATTGCCGTCCTTGATACGTTTTTCCCATATAACGGCGATCAGGCGATCGTTCGCCTTGTCGGGCTCGGTTTTTTTGCTTTTGTGTGGCTGCATGGCGAACGGATGCGGGCAAACGGCGCTTTATTTTCTATCGGAAGGTGGCGAACAGCCGCCCTGTTCGTTCCGGCGTTGGCTCTGGCGGCAGGATATGCAGGCCCCAAACTCCCGCCGCAATGGCCGGATCCGGTGGCGTTTATCCGCAGCGTTCATGCCGTGCCGGAGCCGGGCGATGATGAGCCGGCTTCTTCCGCTGTGGCCAAAGTCGGATATGGACAAAATGATTCCCGCCTTGGCGGACCGTTCCTTGCTGATGATACGATCGTATTCACAGCGAAAGATCGAGGTCTTCATTATTGGCGCGTCGAGACGAAAGACGTTTACACCGGCAAGGGGTGGGAGGAGTTTCAGAGCGAACAAGTTTACTCGTTTGCCAATGGAGAGACGATCAAACATGAATGGTGGAGCCCGCGAGTCGAAACGGTGGAGCAAACCGCAGAAATCCGCCTTCATCAAGGAGGATTTCATCTCGTTTACCCGCTTGGTTTGCGGCAAGTGAGGGCGGCCAATCCGGTCGTTTATCGCATGAAGTTGGCGACAGAGAAAATTGAGACGACCGACGACCAAGCCAACGCGGTTCCTATTAAACAGTATGTTGTCACGTATGGGGAGCCGGACTTTCCGATTGCTGCCCTGCGCGCCGCTCCTCCGGTCCAAGACCGGTCTTTGTTGAAACGATATACGCAGCTGCCGAAAACCTTGCCGCAGCGGGTCCGCGACTTGGCCAAACAAATTACAGCCGGAGAAAAAACAGCCTATGATCAAGTCAAAGCCATCGAACAATACTTTCAGCAGAGCGGATATGTGTATGAGACGAAAGATGTGGCCGTGCCGGGGGAAAACCAAGATTATGTCGACCAATTTTTGTTTGAAACGAAACAAGGGTATTGCGACAACTTTTCCACTTCGATGGCGGTCCTCGTTCGCACGCTCGGCATCCCCGCCCGCTGGGTGAAAGGCTATGTATCGGGGCGGTTGGTTGGGGAGCAAAATGGCGATTCTCTTTACGAAGTGCGCAACAATGACGCTCATTCGTGGGTGGAAGTGTATTTTGAAGGCGTCGGTTGGGTGCCGTTTGAGCCGACGCGGGGGTTTGCCAATCCCTACGCGTTTTCTCTCGATCCTTCCGAGGAGGATGACTCTGCGGCGCCTGAGCAGCAACCGGAAGAGCAGGATCGAACGAACCTCCCACAGCCGCCGTCGGAGATGCCCTCTGCCGCGAAACAAGACGGCCATTGGTGGGAGCGGCTCGTCGACTTCTGGTCATGGAAGACGGTGTTGGCGGCGGCGGCCGCGCTGGTGGCAGCGGCTTGCGTGATCTATGCGACAAGGCGGAAATGGTGGCCGCGCCTGACGCTTCTTCGTTTTCGGCGCCGAAAAGCGGACGGGGGCGACTGGCTGATTTCAGCGTATGCGGCGCTTTTACGCCATTTGCACGATTACGGGTTGAAGCGGTGGCCGCAGGAAACGCTTCGCCAGTATGCGAATGAGGTCGATCGTTTGTTCGAAACGGATGAAATGAACCGGTTGACAAGGCTATATGAATGTGTGGTGTACGGAACCGGGCTTCCGGACACAGACGTTCGCGAAGCTGTTCAATTGTGGGAAAATTTAATAAAAAGGACGATCTCTTGA
- a CDS encoding GNAT family N-acetyltransferase produces the protein MFIRYVEKDVWLKLLTMEDAKPLFALVDSCRAHLRQWLPWVDSTKTVEDSKAFISQGLQKFASSNGFEAGIFYQGQLAGVIGVHYIDRANRKASIGYWLGESFQGKGLMTKACKACIDDLFTEQEVNRVEIRCAVGNQRSRAIPERLGFVMEGTIRDAEWLYDHFVDHVVYGMLAREWKR, from the coding sequence ATGTTTATCCGTTACGTGGAGAAAGATGTGTGGTTAAAGTTGTTGACGATGGAAGACGCGAAGCCGCTTTTTGCATTGGTTGATTCGTGCCGCGCGCACCTCCGTCAATGGCTTCCTTGGGTTGATTCCACCAAGACGGTGGAGGATTCGAAGGCGTTCATTTCTCAAGGACTGCAAAAGTTTGCCTCGAGCAATGGATTTGAGGCAGGGATTTTTTATCAAGGACAATTAGCCGGTGTAATTGGTGTCCATTACATCGACCGGGCCAACAGAAAGGCGAGTATCGGCTATTGGCTTGGTGAGTCGTTTCAAGGAAAAGGATTGATGACGAAAGCATGCAAAGCTTGCATTGACGATTTGTTCACTGAGCAGGAAGTGAATCGAGTTGAAATCCGCTGCGCGGTAGGAAATCAGCGGAGCAGGGCAATCCCGGAACGGCTAGGTTTTGTGATGGAAGGAACGATTCGTGATGCAGAGTGGCTTTACGACCACTTTGTCGATCATGTTGTGTACGGAATGTTGGCGAGAGAGTGGAAGAGATAA
- the guaA gene encoding glutamine-hydrolyzing GMP synthase translates to MNQEMIVVLDFGSQYNQLITRRIRELGVYSELHPHTIRAEDIRALNAKGIIFSGGPNSVYDEQAFRCDPAIFELGLPILGICYGMQLMAHHLGGKVEKAAHREYGKALIQVKNDSLLFHELPDEQVVWMSHGDLVTAPPSGFVVDATSPSCPIAAMSDERRKWYGVQFHPEVRHSVYGNDLLKNFVFEVCGCRGDWTMENFIDEQVRRIREQVGGKKVLCALSGGVDSSVAAVLVHRAVGDQLTCIFVDHGLLRKGEAESVMKTFREQFQMNVIKVDAKERFLAKLKGVSDPEQKRKIIGNEFIYVFDDEAAKLEGIEFLVQGTLYTDIIESGTATAQTIKSHHNVGGLPEDMKFELIEPLNTLFKDEVRALGTQLGIPDEIVWRQPFPGPGLGIRVLGEVTEEKLEIVRESDAILREEVKKAGLDREIWQYFTVLPDIRSVGVMGDARTYDYTVAIRAVTSIDGMTADWARIPWDVLERISTRIVNEVPHVNRVVYDITSKPPATIEWE, encoded by the coding sequence ATGAATCAAGAAATGATCGTCGTCTTGGATTTCGGGAGTCAATACAACCAGCTGATCACTCGCCGCATCCGGGAGCTCGGCGTTTACAGTGAATTGCATCCGCACACGATCCGCGCTGAGGACATCCGGGCGCTGAACGCCAAAGGGATCATTTTTTCCGGCGGGCCGAACAGCGTGTATGATGAGCAAGCGTTTCGGTGCGATCCGGCGATTTTTGAGCTTGGCTTGCCGATTTTAGGAATTTGTTACGGGATGCAGCTGATGGCCCATCATTTGGGAGGAAAAGTGGAAAAAGCGGCGCACCGTGAATACGGCAAAGCGCTCATCCAAGTGAAAAACGATTCTTTGCTTTTTCATGAGTTGCCGGACGAGCAAGTCGTTTGGATGAGCCACGGTGATTTGGTGACCGCTCCGCCTAGTGGCTTTGTTGTCGATGCGACGAGCCCTTCGTGCCCGATCGCCGCGATGAGTGACGAACGGCGAAAATGGTATGGCGTGCAATTCCACCCAGAAGTGCGCCACTCGGTATACGGCAATGATTTATTGAAGAACTTTGTCTTTGAGGTATGTGGCTGCCGGGGCGATTGGACGATGGAAAACTTTATTGATGAGCAGGTGCGCCGCATTCGCGAACAAGTCGGCGGGAAAAAAGTGTTGTGCGCCTTAAGCGGCGGGGTCGATTCATCGGTCGCCGCGGTGTTGGTGCATCGGGCTGTTGGCGACCAACTGACTTGTATTTTCGTCGACCATGGCCTTTTGCGCAAAGGGGAAGCGGAAAGCGTCATGAAGACGTTCCGTGAGCAGTTTCAGATGAACGTCATTAAAGTGGATGCAAAGGAGCGCTTCTTGGCGAAGCTTAAAGGGGTCTCTGACCCGGAACAAAAGCGGAAAATCATCGGCAATGAATTTATTTATGTGTTTGACGATGAAGCGGCTAAGCTTGAGGGCATTGAATTTTTAGTGCAAGGCACGCTTTATACAGACATTATTGAAAGCGGCACAGCGACGGCGCAAACGATCAAATCGCACCATAACGTCGGCGGCTTGCCGGAAGATATGAAATTCGAACTGATCGAGCCGCTCAATACGCTGTTTAAAGACGAAGTGCGCGCACTGGGCACTCAATTGGGAATCCCGGACGAGATCGTCTGGCGTCAGCCGTTCCCAGGACCGGGGCTCGGCATCCGTGTGCTCGGTGAAGTGACGGAAGAAAAATTGGAAATCGTCCGTGAATCGGATGCCATTTTGCGGGAAGAAGTAAAAAAAGCCGGACTGGACCGCGAAATCTGGCAGTACTTTACGGTTCTCCCTGACATCCGCAGCGTCGGAGTGATGGGGGATGCCCGCACGTACGATTATACGGTGGCCATCCGCGCGGTGACCTCGATCGACGGGATGACCGCCGATTGGGCGCGCATTCCGTGGGATGTGCTCGAGCGCATTTCAACGCGCATCGTGAACGAAGTGCCGCACGTCAACCGCGTCGTCTACGACATTACAAGCAAGCCTCCGGCAACGATCGAGTGGGAATAA
- a CDS encoding DUF58 domain-containing protein has product MKRTGRRMWRPLLGVVILTAVLFSYAMFQGGFVSWFLFYSFLPFGLHALTVALYPLRRAAVSRAVPARRYYAGEAIPVAVRVELPWPFPMAAIAVGEEREGQGGGAVVSWMFRRRLSCQWTLVLPRGRHQLETVRLEVSDVFGWGKRVESFSAPCTVIVYPRYVEWPANMVREWFSHGNAARTFVYHRDLAAAVGAREYAPGDKMSWVHWKASARKNELMTKEFDEQRNDDWFVVLDGGPSPWFEELVTLAASVAKALLDAGAPVGLLVAGKERSSLAPRRHGEQWQSLLLRLAEVKAAREGGMEPLLVDETNWKTAAGCILVTSALSSALVLLLRALAMKRRVILYVVTGERREEQRHWEEELRRSGVHVSVIAPDMLQTVRQGGELR; this is encoded by the coding sequence ATGAAGCGAACGGGGAGGAGAATGTGGCGGCCCTTGTTGGGCGTAGTGATCTTAACCGCGGTTTTGTTTTCCTACGCCATGTTTCAAGGGGGCTTTGTCAGCTGGTTTTTGTTTTACAGCTTTTTACCGTTTGGGTTGCATGCGTTGACGGTGGCTCTGTACCCGCTCCGGCGCGCGGCGGTGAGCCGGGCGGTGCCGGCGCGGCGCTATTATGCGGGAGAAGCGATCCCGGTTGCCGTTCGAGTTGAGCTGCCGTGGCCGTTTCCCATGGCCGCGATAGCGGTCGGCGAGGAAAGAGAGGGGCAAGGTGGGGGTGCCGTCGTTTCTTGGATGTTTCGGCGCCGTCTCTCTTGCCAATGGACGCTTGTTTTGCCCCGCGGACGTCATCAGTTGGAAACGGTGCGGCTGGAAGTGAGCGATGTGTTTGGTTGGGGGAAGCGGGTGGAATCGTTCTCGGCTCCGTGCACGGTCATCGTATATCCCCGCTATGTGGAGTGGCCGGCGAACATGGTGCGTGAGTGGTTTTCCCATGGAAACGCGGCCCGGACGTTTGTGTATCACCGCGACCTAGCGGCGGCGGTCGGGGCTCGCGAATACGCGCCGGGCGATAAAATGTCCTGGGTGCACTGGAAGGCGTCAGCGCGCAAGAACGAGTTGATGACAAAAGAATTTGATGAGCAGCGCAACGATGATTGGTTCGTTGTCTTGGATGGCGGCCCATCACCTTGGTTCGAAGAGCTGGTCACGCTGGCTGCTTCTGTAGCGAAAGCGTTGTTGGATGCGGGAGCCCCGGTTGGGCTGCTTGTGGCCGGGAAAGAGCGCTCGTCCTTAGCGCCGCGGCGCCATGGGGAACAGTGGCAGTCGCTGCTTCTCCGCCTGGCGGAAGTGAAGGCGGCCCGCGAAGGGGGAATGGAGCCACTGCTTGTTGACGAAACGAATTGGAAAACGGCGGCAGGATGCATTCTGGTGACGTCTGCCTTGTCTTCCGCGCTGGTGCTGCTGTTGCGCGCGCTGGCGATGAAGCGCCGCGTCATTTTATATGTTGTGACGGGCGAACGGAGAGAGGAACAAAGGCATTGGGAAGAAGAGCTTCGCCGCAGCGGTGTGCATGTCTCCGTCATTGCCCCTGACATGTTGCAGACTGTCCGGCAAGGAGGGGAGCTTCGATGA
- the groL gene encoding chaperonin GroEL (60 kDa chaperone family; promotes refolding of misfolded polypeptides especially under stressful conditions; forms two stacked rings of heptamers to form a barrel-shaped 14mer; ends can be capped by GroES; misfolded proteins enter the barrel where they are refolded when GroES binds), translated as MAKQIKFSEEARRAMLRGVDKLADAVKVTLGPKGRNVVLEKKFGSPLITNDGVTIAKEIELEDPFENMGAKLVAEVASKTNDIAGDGTTTATVLAQAMIREGLKNVAAGANPMGIRRGIEKAVAVAVEELKAISKPIKGKESIAQVAAISAADEEVGQLIAEAMERVGNDGVITLEESKGFTTELDVVEGMQFDRGYVSPYMITDTEKMEAVLENPYILITDKKVSSIQELLPVLEQVVQQGRPLLIIAEDVEGEALATLVVNKLRGTFNAVAVKAPGFGDRRKAMLEDIAILTGGEVISEELGRELKSTTIASLGRASKVVVTKETTTIVEGAGDSERIKARINQIRAQLEETTSEFDREKLQERLAKLAGGVAVIKVGAATETELKERKLRIEDALNSTRAAVEEGIVAGGGTALMNIYNKVAAIEAEGDEATGVKIVLRAIEEPVRQIAQNAGLEGSIIVERLKNEKPGIGFNAATGEWVDMIEAGIVDPTKVTRSALQNAASVAAMVLTTEAVVADKPEENKGNNNMPDMGGMM; from the coding sequence ATGGCAAAACAAATCAAGTTCAGCGAAGAAGCGCGCCGTGCGATGTTGCGCGGGGTGGACAAACTCGCAGACGCAGTGAAAGTCACGTTAGGTCCGAAAGGCCGCAACGTCGTATTGGAGAAAAAATTTGGATCGCCGCTCATCACGAATGACGGGGTAACGATCGCGAAAGAAATCGAACTCGAAGACCCGTTTGAAAATATGGGCGCGAAACTGGTCGCTGAAGTCGCCAGCAAAACGAACGACATCGCTGGGGACGGTACAACAACCGCTACGGTATTGGCTCAAGCGATGATCCGCGAAGGGCTGAAAAACGTGGCTGCTGGTGCGAACCCGATGGGCATCCGCCGCGGGATTGAAAAAGCGGTTGCTGTTGCCGTTGAAGAATTAAAAGCCATCTCCAAACCGATCAAAGGAAAAGAATCGATCGCCCAAGTGGCTGCGATTTCGGCTGCTGACGAAGAAGTCGGCCAATTGATCGCTGAAGCGATGGAACGCGTTGGCAACGACGGTGTCATCACGCTTGAAGAATCGAAAGGCTTCACGACGGAACTCGACGTTGTCGAAGGGATGCAATTCGACCGCGGTTACGTTTCGCCGTACATGATTACAGATACGGAAAAAATGGAAGCTGTTCTCGAAAATCCGTACATCTTGATTACGGACAAAAAAGTATCGAGCATCCAAGAGTTGCTGCCGGTTCTTGAACAAGTGGTCCAACAAGGCCGTCCGCTCTTGATCATCGCGGAAGATGTCGAAGGCGAAGCGCTCGCGACGCTTGTTGTCAACAAACTGCGCGGCACGTTCAATGCCGTTGCCGTCAAAGCGCCTGGCTTCGGCGATCGCCGCAAAGCGATGCTCGAAGATATTGCGATTTTGACGGGCGGCGAAGTCATTTCGGAAGAGCTTGGCCGCGAACTGAAATCGACAACGATCGCTTCGCTTGGCCGTGCGTCGAAAGTGGTCGTAACGAAAGAAACGACGACGATTGTCGAAGGCGCTGGCGATTCGGAGCGCATCAAAGCACGCATCAACCAAATCCGTGCGCAGCTTGAAGAAACAACGTCCGAATTCGACCGCGAAAAACTGCAAGAACGCTTGGCGAAATTGGCTGGCGGTGTAGCGGTCATCAAAGTTGGTGCGGCAACCGAAACAGAATTGAAAGAACGCAAACTGCGCATCGAAGACGCGCTCAACTCGACTCGTGCGGCTGTTGAAGAAGGCATTGTCGCCGGCGGTGGTACGGCATTGATGAACATCTACAACAAAGTCGCGGCTATCGAGGCGGAAGGCGATGAAGCAACCGGCGTGAAAATCGTATTGCGCGCGATCGAAGAACCGGTTCGTCAAATCGCGCAAAACGCTGGTCTGGAAGGCTCGATCATCGTTGAGCGTCTGAAAAACGAAAAACCGGGCATCGGCTTCAACGCCGCAACGGGTGAATGGGTCGACATGATCGAAGCTGGTATCGTGGACCCGACGAAAGTCACTCGCTCGGCGCTGCAAAACGCTGCTTCTGTCGCTGCCATGGTCTTGACGACCGAAGCGGTTGTCGCCGACAAACCGGAAGAAAACAAAGGCAACAACAACATGCCGGACATGGGCGGCATGATGTAA